The following proteins are co-located in the Sporosarcina pasteurii genome:
- a CDS encoding homoserine O-acetyltransferase: MVETGTVNIGRLTLESGIVLDQVHLAYEWARKDNSPIVLACHALTGNHRTIGDEVRPGWWNGLIGKGKSIDTDTYSVISFNVLGGCNGSTGPLTLHPHTKEPYRANFPDITIRDMVHAERKALTILGIERLHTVIGGSLGGMRVLEWGVMYPDDMDLLIPIAVTPSLSAYGIAFNCIGLHAIESDEEYAGGYYKDATKVKGFETARMAGMVTYRSDHLFNERFARKASEQGGYEVESYLHHVGKKITGHFDPNSYCTLLRALNTHDIGRGRGGIAASAKLIQAKTVLIGFTHDLIYPPETIRSFSHLLPDASFCLINSEFGHDGFLTEFNKWGIFIRQSMEVATCRQSKPQYLASVR, encoded by the coding sequence TTGGTAGAGACGGGAACTGTAAACATCGGGAGATTAACGTTAGAGTCTGGGATTGTTCTCGACCAAGTCCATCTCGCTTATGAATGGGCTCGAAAAGATAATTCCCCAATCGTACTAGCTTGTCATGCTTTAACAGGGAACCATCGCACCATCGGGGATGAAGTACGCCCTGGTTGGTGGAATGGGTTAATTGGTAAGGGGAAAAGCATTGATACAGATACGTATTCAGTCATTTCTTTCAATGTGCTTGGTGGATGTAATGGGTCAACGGGACCTTTAACGCTTCATCCGCATACGAAAGAACCTTACCGGGCCAATTTCCCAGATATTACAATACGGGATATGGTCCATGCAGAAAGAAAAGCCCTTACTATTCTAGGAATTGAACGGTTGCATACCGTAATAGGCGGTTCTTTAGGCGGGATGCGCGTACTCGAATGGGGCGTTATGTACCCTGATGATATGGATTTACTCATTCCAATTGCTGTCACACCGTCCTTAAGCGCATATGGCATTGCCTTTAATTGCATTGGCTTACATGCCATTGAAAGTGATGAAGAATATGCGGGCGGTTATTATAAAGATGCGACGAAAGTAAAAGGTTTTGAAACAGCTCGAATGGCAGGAATGGTAACGTACCGTTCAGATCATTTATTTAATGAACGATTTGCACGTAAGGCATCAGAGCAAGGCGGATATGAAGTAGAATCTTATTTGCATCATGTAGGCAAAAAGATTACAGGACATTTTGATCCGAATAGTTACTGTACGTTATTGCGTGCATTAAATACGCATGATATTGGAAGAGGGCGCGGCGGTATCGCTGCAAGTGCTAAATTGATTCAAGCGAAAACCGTGTTGATTGGTTTTACACATGATTTAATTTACCCACCTGAAACGATTCGTTCATTTTCGCATCTACTGCCAGATGCATCGTTTTGTCTCATTAATTCTGAGTTTGGTCATGACGGATTTTTAACGGAATTTAACAAGTGGGGAATTTTTATTAGGCAATCTATGGAGGTGGCAACATGCCGACAATCAAAGCCGCAATACTTGG